A genomic stretch from Vicia villosa cultivar HV-30 ecotype Madison, WI unplaced genomic scaffold, Vvil1.0 ctg.000494F_1_1, whole genome shotgun sequence includes:
- the LOC131629005 gene encoding secreted RxLR effector protein 161-like, whose translation MKRVLRFIKGTIDHGVLRPRKKKIRTGVEVYGYIDSDFSRYQDEKKSIADYIFMIKGVPISWSSRKQSIVALSSCETEYMAASYATCQEAWIEMLLEELKIMEPMKMKLFVDNKSTVDLANHPMYHG comes from the coding sequence ATGAAGAGGGTGTTGAGATTCATAAAAGGTACAATTGATCATGGTGTGCTAAGGCCAAGAAAAAAGAAGATCAGAACAGGTGTAGAGGTATATGGTTACATTGATTCAGATTTTAGCAGATATCAAGATGAAAAGAAGAGTATTGCAGACTACATATTCATGATTAAAGGCGTTCCAATCTCTTGGAGCTCAAGGAAGCAAAGTATTGTGGCTTTGTCATCATGTGAAACTGAGTACATGGCTGCATCATATGCAACATGTCAAGAAGCATGGATAGAGATGTTGCTCGAAGAGCTCAAGATCATGGAACCTATGAAAATGAAGTTGTTTGTCGACAACAAGTCAACTGTTGATCTAGCCAATCATCCTATGTATCATGGTTGA